In Chromatiales bacterium, the genomic stretch ACACTCCCGGAGGCCCGGCTTTGCGGCAGCAGTCACAGGCGATGAGTGCACGGTTTCAGGTTCCGGAGAAGGTCCGTATCCAGGCAATGATGTCGCGGATGTCCTGATCCGAAATAACGTCACCGAATTTCGGCATGATGAAGTTCTTGCCCACTGCGGCACCGCCCCTGCAGATCACCAGATAGAGGTATTCGTCGGGCAAGGTTCGCATGTAAACCGGATCGCTCTGGTCCTTCGGTGGTTCGTCCATATGCATGACGATCACCTCGGCTTTGCCGTCAACGCCATGACATGCGGCGCAATGCTGAAGATGCAGCGGGGCTCCACGCTTTGCATCGCCCCGCAGCTCCCCGGATGGCGCGCAGGATTCAGCCGATGCCGCTCCGCCGCCCACATTGGCAATGCCAGCCATGAAAAGTGCGGCGACTGTAATGGCGCATGACCGGAACATGACTCAGACCGCCGCAATCCAGCCATACTGGGTCATGCTCGGTTCCTCGCCAGCGGCCTGATAGGCGAGCTTCATCTGGCTCAGTGCATCACCGGGAATGGCCTTGCGTGCTTCCTGCAAGTCCAGGTCAAACAGGCGGGCGGAATTCAGGCCGAAGATCAGCTCACGATCGCGCGTGGAAACGGGTTTGTATCCGAATTTCGCCTGCAGGTTCTCCGGAATCTGGAAGCGCCGGAATGCTTCGATCTGCCACTGTGGCGAGCCCCACCAGATGCTGTCGGTGCCCCAGATCACGTGATCAGCGCCGACAGCGGCTATGAGCTGGCCGAGCAGATGGCCGCAGACTTCAGGATGCGTAACAACCGAGTGGCCGAATACAGCGCCCAGTTCCAGATAGATATTCTTCAGGCCGTTCGCCTTGATCTGCGCGCAGAAGTCAGTCGTCCAGGGGATATTCCCGCTTTCGTCGATACCGCTTTCACCAGGCAGCAGCATCGTCATCATGTGCTTCATGCCGGAGTGAAAGACGATGAAGTTGAGAT encodes the following:
- a CDS encoding cytochrome c — protein: MFRSCAITVAALFMAGIANVGGGAASAESCAPSGELRGDAKRGAPLHLQHCAACHGVDGKAEVIVMHMDEPPKDQSDPVYMRTLPDEYLYLVICRGGAAVGKNFIMPKFGDVISDQDIRDIIAWIRTFSGT